Proteins from one Listeria innocua genomic window:
- a CDS encoding redox-sensing transcriptional repressor Rex translates to MMEETTKIPQATAKRLPLYHRYLKYLDESGKERVSSAELSEAVKVDSATIRRDFSYFGALGKKGYGYNVSYILDFFSKTLSQDKQTNVALIGVGNLGTALLHYNFMKNNNIKIVAAFDVDPAKVGSVQQDIPIYHLNDMEEIVRENGVEVVILTVPADEAQVTVDRLIEADVKGILNFTPARISVPKQVRVHHIDLTTELQTLIYFLENYPAKTE, encoded by the coding sequence ATGATGGAGGAAACAACAAAAATTCCACAAGCGACAGCAAAACGCTTACCATTATATCATCGTTACTTGAAATACCTAGATGAATCAGGCAAGGAACGAGTATCATCTGCGGAATTAAGTGAAGCGGTGAAAGTTGATTCAGCGACTATTCGACGTGATTTTTCGTACTTTGGCGCATTAGGTAAGAAAGGATACGGGTATAACGTTTCTTACATACTCGACTTTTTCAGTAAAACACTTAGTCAGGACAAACAGACAAATGTTGCACTAATCGGTGTAGGTAACCTAGGTACAGCATTATTACATTATAATTTCATGAAAAACAATAATATCAAAATCGTTGCGGCATTTGATGTAGACCCAGCGAAAGTTGGTAGTGTTCAACAAGACATTCCAATTTATCACTTAAATGATATGGAAGAAATTGTTCGTGAAAATGGTGTGGAAGTAGTTATTCTGACAGTTCCAGCTGATGAAGCACAAGTAACTGTAGATCGTTTAATTGAAGCAGATGTTAAAGGTATTCTAAACTTTACGCCAGCTCGTATTAGCGTTCCAAAACAAGTTCGTGTGCACCATATCGATCTTACAACGGAATTACAAACGTTAATCTATTTCCTGGAAAACTATCCAGCGAAAACAGAATAA
- a CDS encoding ABC-F family ATP-binding cassette domain-containing protein, with protein MILLQVQQISKFFGAEVILDNIKLEVKTGDRIALVGRNGAGKSTLLKIIAGKMSYDGGTISKPKSVEIGYLAQNTGLESTKTIWDEMLSVFDSLRKMEADLRKMELRLGEPELYNNPEKYQALMTDYDTLQHTFKEVGGYTYEAEIRSVLNGLRFYPEDYEVEIASLSGGQKTRLALAKLLLAKQDILVLDEPTNHLDIETLAWLETYLQNYHGSLLIVSHDRYFLDKVVNQVYEISRTRIDHYKGNYSSFVSQKQAKLEQMWKEFDKQQKQISKLEDFVARNIVRASTTKRAQSRRKQLEKMDVLARPQGDEKSAHFGFQFEKQTGKDVLMVDELSIGYAKDKRIASNLTFEMKRQDSLALVGPNGIGKSTLLKTLIRDIPALSGEFHFGAGVKIGYYDQEQAKLTSNKTVLMELWDDYPELNEVNVRTTLGNFLFSDDDVLKNVQSLSGGEKARLALAKLTLLEANVLILDEPTNHLDIESKEVLEAALIDFEGTILFVSHDRYFINRIASKVVELAPEKATVFLGDYDYYQEKIAEAKELARLDAEDRRKKGEPVEATASVRKLNYQEEKEQQKLLRQRKRKLEEVEKSMEETDKKIAELELQLTKPEIFQDHEKAFEITQELDVVKARGEKLMEEWEKVSEELESM; from the coding sequence ATGATATTATTACAAGTTCAGCAAATTTCTAAATTCTTCGGTGCAGAAGTTATTTTAGATAATATTAAATTAGAAGTAAAAACAGGCGACCGAATTGCCTTAGTTGGCCGAAATGGCGCTGGTAAATCTACTTTACTTAAAATTATCGCTGGAAAAATGAGTTATGACGGCGGAACAATTTCTAAACCTAAAAGTGTCGAAATTGGCTATTTGGCTCAAAATACTGGCCTTGAATCCACGAAAACAATTTGGGATGAAATGTTAAGTGTTTTTGATTCACTTAGAAAAATGGAAGCAGATTTACGCAAAATGGAGCTTCGTCTTGGGGAACCTGAGCTTTATAATAATCCGGAAAAATATCAAGCATTGATGACCGATTACGATACCTTGCAACATACTTTTAAAGAAGTTGGTGGGTATACGTATGAAGCAGAAATCCGTTCCGTTTTAAACGGTTTACGCTTTTATCCAGAAGATTATGAAGTAGAAATCGCCTCACTCAGCGGTGGGCAAAAAACAAGGCTTGCACTGGCTAAGTTATTACTCGCGAAACAGGATATTCTTGTTCTCGATGAACCGACAAACCATTTAGACATTGAAACACTAGCATGGTTAGAAACCTATTTGCAAAACTATCATGGTTCTTTACTTATCGTTTCTCATGACCGCTATTTCCTAGATAAAGTCGTTAACCAAGTATACGAAATTAGCCGCACAAGAATTGATCACTACAAAGGAAATTACAGTTCATTTGTTAGTCAAAAACAAGCTAAACTTGAACAAATGTGGAAAGAATTCGATAAACAACAAAAACAAATTTCCAAGCTAGAAGATTTTGTCGCTAGAAATATCGTTCGAGCTTCTACAACTAAGCGAGCTCAGAGCAGAAGAAAACAATTAGAAAAAATGGATGTACTCGCCCGACCTCAAGGCGACGAAAAATCTGCTCATTTTGGCTTCCAATTTGAAAAGCAAACTGGTAAGGATGTTTTAATGGTAGATGAATTAAGTATTGGTTACGCCAAAGACAAGCGCATCGCTTCCAATCTAACATTCGAAATGAAACGTCAAGATAGTCTAGCGCTCGTTGGTCCAAACGGAATCGGTAAATCTACCCTTCTTAAAACACTTATTCGTGATATTCCAGCTCTTAGCGGTGAATTTCATTTTGGAGCAGGTGTCAAAATCGGTTACTATGACCAAGAACAAGCTAAACTAACATCCAACAAAACTGTTTTGATGGAACTTTGGGATGATTATCCAGAATTAAATGAAGTGAACGTTCGAACAACACTGGGTAATTTCTTATTTTCAGATGATGACGTCCTAAAAAACGTTCAATCCCTTAGTGGTGGTGAAAAAGCTAGACTCGCTCTTGCCAAACTTACTTTACTTGAAGCCAATGTGCTAATTCTTGATGAACCTACCAACCATTTAGACATTGAAAGTAAAGAAGTTTTAGAAGCTGCTTTGATTGATTTTGAAGGAACGATTCTATTTGTTTCTCATGACCGTTACTTTATTAATCGCATCGCTTCAAAAGTAGTAGAACTAGCCCCAGAAAAAGCGACCGTTTTTCTTGGCGATTATGATTATTATCAGGAAAAAATCGCCGAAGCAAAAGAACTAGCGCGCCTTGATGCAGAAGATCGTCGTAAAAAAGGGGAACCTGTCGAAGCAACTGCCTCGGTTAGAAAACTAAATTATCAAGAAGAAAAAGAACAACAAAAACTACTTCGTCAAAGAAAACGCAAACTAGAAGAAGTAGAAAAGTCTATGGAAGAAACAGATAAAAAAATCGCCGAACTAGAACTTCAATTAACCAAACCGGAAATTTTTCAAGACCATGAGAAAGCTTTTGAAATTACGCAGGAACTTGATGTGGTAAAAGCACGTGGTGAAAAATTGATGGAGGAATGGGAAAAAGTAAGCGAAGAACTAGAATCTATGTAA
- a CDS encoding alpha/beta hydrolase, producing MKKILIISGSIIVGLLVIISICASFYLYSYALSRDNSSMNDKPTADQTTKTAKLAKKNRQENIAWMEQQRLTKWTETSADGLKLVANYLEAPSPSNTTIILAHGYRGKSGKVEMAGLARMYNQKFGYNVLMPDARAHGESEGKNIGFGWPERKDYVQWTNQVLDKNGDDTEIVLHGVSMGSSTVLMTSAEKLPKQVKSIIADCGYTSMDAELAYQLKAMFHLPKFPIIPMASLINKVKEGFFFSEASAINAVAETDLPIFYIHGDSDAFVPTSMVEELYDATKSYKEKWVVKGAEHGQAFTVEPETYEEKVRQFLTKTM from the coding sequence ATGAAAAAGATTTTAATTATTTCTGGTTCAATTATCGTTGGGTTACTTGTAATTATTAGTATTTGCGCAAGTTTTTACTTATATAGCTATGCGCTATCTCGTGATAATTCAAGTATGAATGATAAACCGACTGCCGATCAAACTACAAAAACAGCCAAACTTGCGAAGAAAAATCGCCAAGAAAATATCGCTTGGATGGAGCAACAACGTCTAACAAAATGGACAGAAACCTCAGCAGATGGCTTGAAACTAGTCGCTAATTATTTAGAAGCACCCTCACCTTCCAATACAACCATTATTTTGGCACATGGTTATCGAGGGAAAAGCGGCAAAGTCGAAATGGCTGGTCTAGCAAGGATGTATAATCAAAAATTCGGCTACAATGTATTAATGCCTGACGCAAGAGCACACGGCGAAAGTGAAGGAAAAAATATAGGCTTTGGTTGGCCAGAACGTAAAGATTATGTTCAGTGGACAAACCAAGTACTCGATAAAAATGGCGATGATACAGAAATTGTCCTTCATGGTGTTTCCATGGGGAGTTCCACCGTCCTCATGACAAGTGCCGAAAAGCTGCCGAAACAAGTAAAAAGTATTATCGCGGATTGTGGCTATACTTCCATGGACGCCGAACTAGCTTATCAATTAAAAGCAATGTTTCATTTACCGAAATTCCCAATCATTCCAATGGCTAGTCTTATCAATAAAGTAAAAGAAGGTTTCTTTTTCAGTGAAGCAAGTGCGATTAATGCCGTAGCTGAAACTGATTTACCTATTTTCTATATTCACGGTGATTCAGATGCATTTGTCCCTACTTCTATGGTAGAAGAACTATATGACGCCACCAAAAGCTACAAGGAAAAATGGGTTGTAAAAGGCGCTGAACATGGTCAAGCATTCACTGTTGAGCCAGAAACTTACGAAGAAAAAGTCCGACAATTTTTAACTAAAACAATGTAA
- the tsaD gene encoding tRNA (adenosine(37)-N6)-threonylcarbamoyltransferase complex transferase subunit TsaD codes for MKKNTLILGIESSCDETAASVVKNGCEIVSSVVASQIESHKRFGGVVPEIASRHHVEQITLVIEEALKQANVTMDDLDGVAVTEGPGLVGALLIGVNAAKTLAFMHNLPLVGVHHIAGHIYANRFETEFQFPLLSLVVSGGHTELVLMKADNEFEIIGETRDDAAGEAYDKVARTLGLAYPGGVQIDKLAKDGEDTFHFPRAMMDDGSFDFSFSGLKSSFINTVHNLRQRGEEPNPNDMAASFQASVVDVLVSKTIRAAKQHGVKQLLLAGGVAANQGLRERLIQEVKLELPDTELIIPPLSLCGDNAAMIAAAGTVSFLQGKRSNYDMNANPGLLLEDI; via the coding sequence ATGAAAAAAAATACATTAATTCTTGGGATAGAATCGAGCTGTGATGAAACAGCTGCTTCTGTTGTGAAAAATGGTTGTGAAATAGTATCTAGCGTTGTGGCTTCGCAAATAGAAAGTCATAAGCGATTTGGTGGCGTGGTTCCAGAAATTGCATCTCGTCATCATGTGGAGCAAATTACGCTCGTGATTGAAGAAGCTTTAAAACAAGCGAATGTAACGATGGACGATTTAGACGGGGTAGCGGTAACTGAAGGTCCTGGTTTAGTCGGTGCACTTCTAATTGGCGTCAATGCTGCAAAAACACTTGCTTTTATGCATAATTTGCCTTTAGTTGGTGTGCATCATATTGCTGGACATATTTATGCGAATCGCTTTGAAACAGAATTTCAATTTCCGCTTTTATCGTTAGTTGTCAGTGGTGGGCATACAGAACTTGTTTTAATGAAAGCAGATAATGAATTTGAAATTATCGGGGAAACAAGAGATGATGCGGCCGGCGAAGCATACGATAAAGTGGCGCGTACACTTGGTTTAGCTTATCCAGGTGGTGTTCAAATTGATAAACTTGCAAAAGATGGTGAAGACACGTTCCATTTTCCGCGGGCGATGATGGATGATGGTTCGTTTGACTTTAGTTTTAGCGGATTGAAGTCTTCTTTTATTAATACGGTGCATAATTTAAGACAGCGCGGGGAAGAACCAAATCCTAATGATATGGCAGCTAGTTTTCAAGCTAGTGTAGTCGATGTTTTAGTAAGTAAGACGATTCGCGCAGCTAAACAACATGGCGTGAAACAATTGCTTCTTGCTGGTGGAGTAGCGGCAAATCAAGGTTTGAGAGAGCGACTTATTCAAGAAGTAAAATTAGAACTTCCGGATACCGAGCTGATTATTCCGCCGTTATCGTTATGTGGTGATAATGCGGCTATGATTGCCGCTGCAGGGACAGTGAGTTTCTTACAAGGAAAACGAAGCAATTATGATATGAATGCAAATCCAGGTTTATTGCTGGAAGACATTTAA
- the rimI gene encoding ribosomal protein S18-alanine N-acetyltransferase, producing MSLDTALVFREATVADLKSIMNVENAAFTVPWTEAAFRNEFIINQYAYYLLATYKDQVVGYAGVWLVLDEGHITNIAIHPDFQGNHYGEALLREMIRVAKERGVVRMTLEVRVSNDVAQGLYKKLGFQDGAIRKNYYPDTKEDALVMWVDL from the coding sequence GTGAGTTTGGACACGGCCTTAGTATTTCGAGAGGCAACTGTTGCGGATTTAAAAAGTATTATGAATGTAGAAAATGCTGCATTTACAGTACCTTGGACAGAAGCCGCTTTTCGAAATGAATTTATTATTAATCAATATGCCTACTATTTACTTGCGACTTATAAGGATCAAGTTGTCGGGTACGCGGGTGTATGGCTGGTGCTAGATGAAGGGCACATTACGAATATTGCGATTCATCCCGATTTTCAAGGTAATCACTACGGCGAGGCACTTTTACGGGAAATGATTCGTGTTGCAAAAGAGCGCGGTGTTGTTCGGATGACTTTAGAAGTTCGCGTTTCAAACGATGTAGCACAAGGGCTTTACAAGAAATTAGGATTTCAAGACGGCGCCATTCGGAAAAACTATTATCCGGATACGAAAGAAGATGCGCTAGTGATGTGGGTGGACTTATGA
- the tsaB gene encoding tRNA (adenosine(37)-N6)-threonylcarbamoyltransferase complex dimerization subunit type 1 TsaB, with the protein MILGMDTSSDTMTIALFNEGVVLGEYTTNLKKNHSVRLLPAIAALMEECAVKPTDIEKIAVAKGPGSYTGLRIGVTVAKTMAWDAGIPIVGISSLALLAENGLYFPGKVVALMDARRMNVYAGVYRASDGVMKNIVADSHIALTDLLEQLTAEKEAILFVGTLTEQIRLTVTEVLGERAVFSQADYTYARASSLVKLAENMDGEPADNFVPDYLKLAEAESKWLESRGSE; encoded by the coding sequence ATGATACTTGGAATGGATACGTCTTCAGATACGATGACGATAGCACTTTTTAATGAAGGTGTTGTTCTTGGTGAATATACGACGAATTTGAAAAAAAATCATAGTGTGCGATTACTTCCGGCAATTGCTGCTTTAATGGAAGAATGTGCCGTAAAACCAACTGATATAGAAAAAATTGCTGTTGCTAAAGGTCCGGGTTCTTATACAGGACTTCGGATTGGTGTAACCGTTGCGAAAACAATGGCGTGGGATGCTGGAATTCCAATTGTCGGGATTTCTTCCTTAGCACTTTTAGCAGAAAATGGTTTATACTTCCCTGGAAAAGTCGTTGCTTTGATGGATGCTCGTCGTATGAATGTGTATGCGGGTGTTTATCGTGCAAGTGACGGTGTAATGAAAAACATTGTAGCGGATAGCCACATTGCGCTTACTGATTTACTTGAACAATTAACGGCGGAGAAGGAAGCGATTTTATTTGTTGGCACGTTAACGGAACAAATTCGTCTTACTGTGACGGAAGTTTTAGGGGAACGTGCTGTATTTAGTCAAGCTGATTATACTTATGCACGGGCTAGCTCACTTGTAAAACTGGCGGAAAACATGGACGGTGAACCAGCAGACAATTTTGTCCCAGATTATTTAAAACTGGCAGAAGCGGAAAGCAAATGGTTGGAATCGAGGGGTTCTGAGTGA
- the tsaE gene encoding tRNA (adenosine(37)-N6)-threonylcarbamoyltransferase complex ATPase subunit type 1 TsaE has protein sequence MEFELIMTNERETRLLAKQLGEQLAAGDVILLEGDLGAGKTTFTKGLGEGLLIPQMIKSPTFTIIREYKKGRLPLYHMDVYRLEDASTDELGLEEYFYGAGVSVVEWAQFVREDLPEEYLEIKLFHIDENTRKMIVKPVGERYEQLAMEVFGK, from the coding sequence ATGGAATTCGAATTAATAATGACAAATGAAAGAGAGACAAGGCTTCTCGCAAAACAACTCGGTGAACAATTAGCAGCCGGAGATGTGATTTTACTTGAAGGCGATCTCGGCGCGGGGAAAACTACTTTTACAAAAGGTCTTGGGGAAGGCCTTTTAATTCCGCAAATGATTAAAAGCCCGACATTTACGATTATCCGCGAATATAAAAAAGGGCGCTTGCCACTTTATCATATGGATGTATACCGCTTGGAGGATGCTTCAACTGATGAGCTCGGTTTGGAAGAATATTTTTACGGAGCGGGTGTGAGTGTGGTTGAATGGGCGCAGTTTGTTCGGGAGGATTTACCGGAAGAATACTTGGAAATTAAGCTTTTTCATATAGATGAGAATACGCGTAAGATGATAGTGAAGCCAGTTGGAGAAAGATATGAGCAACTGGCGATGGAGGTTTTTGGGAAATGA
- the crcB gene encoding fluoride efflux transporter CrcB — protein MLINFLLVGFGASLGAMLRYGISIFVKSKWKTDFPYATFFINITGSFLLGFLVSTALGPILQLFLGTGFMGGYTTFSTFKVESMELKWKTNFQVLFSYVGLTYLCGLIAAFIGIMLGV, from the coding sequence ATGTTGATTAATTTCTTGCTTGTCGGTTTTGGTGCAAGCCTTGGTGCGATGTTGCGTTATGGTATTTCTATATTTGTCAAAAGTAAATGGAAAACGGATTTTCCTTATGCGACTTTTTTTATAAATATCACAGGATCATTTTTGCTAGGATTTCTTGTTTCTACTGCGCTTGGGCCAATATTGCAGCTTTTTTTAGGCACGGGTTTTATGGGCGGATACACGACATTTTCGACTTTTAAAGTAGAGAGTATGGAATTAAAGTGGAAGACGAATTTTCAGGTGTTATTTTCATATGTTGGTTTGACTTATTTATGTGGTTTAATCGCAGCTTTTATCGGAATCATGCTTGGTGTATAA
- the crcB gene encoding fluoride efflux transporter CrcB, whose product MYFLYVGIFGALGGMCRYAMNLWLGGGDFPSATLAVNLIGCFLLAFIMPFLAEKSRISLVLLNGIGTGFIGAFTTFSAFSVDTIELLQQGEVVLAISYILVSLIGGLVMVKFGRSFSNKLLRRGAHHVD is encoded by the coding sequence ATGTATTTTTTATATGTGGGGATTTTTGGTGCGTTAGGCGGAATGTGCCGGTATGCGATGAATTTATGGCTTGGCGGCGGAGATTTTCCTTCTGCGACTTTAGCAGTTAATCTAATAGGTTGTTTTTTATTAGCTTTCATAATGCCTTTTTTGGCGGAAAAATCGCGTATTTCATTGGTGCTTTTAAACGGAATTGGGACTGGGTTTATTGGCGCATTCACGACTTTTTCGGCATTTAGTGTGGATACGATTGAATTGTTGCAACAAGGTGAAGTGGTGTTAGCTATTAGTTATATTTTGGTGAGCTTAATTGGTGGGCTTGTGATGGTGAAGTTTGGTAGAAGTTTTAGTAATAAGCTCTTGAGGCGAGGTGCGCATCATGTTGATTAA
- a CDS encoding GyrI-like domain-containing protein — translation MTEKKIDFKKEEKKFYAPKRKPERIFVPEMNFLMVDGKGDPDGEEYQKAVRSLYAIAYTIKMSKMGETRLDGYSDFVVPPLEGFWWSEGKFDLKDRDAWLWTSILRQPDFVTEEVLEWAKEVARKKKPDVDTSRVKLVRFEEGECVQMMHVGPFSEEVHTVAEMHQFMETEGLRNDTGAIRKHHEIYLSDPRKANPEKMKTILRLPVS, via the coding sequence ATGACTGAAAAGAAAATTGATTTTAAAAAAGAGGAAAAGAAATTCTATGCGCCTAAAAGAAAACCAGAGCGTATTTTTGTTCCGGAAATGAATTTTTTGATGGTGGATGGGAAAGGCGATCCGGACGGAGAGGAGTATCAAAAGGCAGTGCGGTCACTTTATGCGATTGCGTACACGATTAAAATGAGCAAGATGGGCGAGACGCGTCTGGATGGTTACTCGGATTTTGTTGTACCGCCGCTGGAAGGTTTTTGGTGGTCTGAAGGGAAATTTGATTTAAAGGACAGAGATGCGTGGCTTTGGACATCGATTCTTAGACAACCGGACTTTGTTACCGAAGAAGTGTTGGAGTGGGCGAAAGAGGTTGCAAGGAAGAAAAAGCCTGACGTTGATACGAGTCGCGTGAAATTGGTTCGTTTTGAGGAAGGGGAATGTGTGCAAATGATGCATGTGGGGCCATTCAGTGAGGAAGTGCATACTGTGGCGGAAATGCATCAATTTATGGAAACAGAAGGGCTTCGGAACGACACCGGAGCTATTCGGAAACATCATGAAATCTATTTGAGCGATCCGCGAAAAGCAAATCCGGAAAAAATGAAGACCATCCTTCGACTTCCAGTGAGTTGA
- a CDS encoding aminoglycoside phosphotransferase family protein, translating to MDVTQLKMLRNAKVVSEIKKGFSIDKKYQVDETYLVRVFPKELLQTRKQEFEIIQALGSQTPFVPRAYDFGCTGGEGYMIIGYVRGEDAENGMFRLSHSEQFKAGFSAGEILREVHKIPLDIPKMNWLDFQTAKFKRKVEELKELEITASFLTETEQFVYENIARLKNRPVCLQHGDFHPANIILKNKKFAGLIDFNRLEFGDPLFDLAKIGFFTTEVSIPFARGNILGYIDKEEVTDFWNLYALYTAMHITSAVNWAAKNESRNFNKLMNYAAKTAASHDNFQKLMPDWMNEEEFK from the coding sequence ATGGATGTGACCCAATTGAAAATGTTGCGTAATGCGAAAGTGGTTTCAGAAATAAAAAAGGGTTTTTCTATCGATAAGAAATATCAGGTGGATGAAACCTATCTTGTACGTGTTTTTCCAAAAGAGTTACTCCAAACACGAAAGCAAGAATTTGAAATAATCCAAGCGTTAGGTTCTCAAACTCCATTTGTTCCACGAGCATATGATTTTGGCTGTACCGGCGGAGAAGGCTATATGATTATTGGTTATGTGCGCGGTGAAGATGCGGAAAATGGCATGTTTAGATTATCACATTCCGAACAGTTTAAGGCTGGTTTTTCAGCAGGGGAAATTTTACGAGAAGTTCATAAAATACCGCTAGATATACCAAAAATGAACTGGTTGGATTTTCAAACGGCTAAATTTAAACGAAAAGTGGAGGAATTAAAAGAATTAGAAATAACAGCTTCTTTTTTAACAGAAACCGAACAGTTTGTTTATGAGAATATAGCTAGATTAAAAAATAGACCGGTTTGTTTACAACATGGAGATTTTCATCCAGCGAATATTATTTTAAAGAACAAAAAGTTTGCGGGGCTAATTGATTTTAATCGGCTAGAGTTCGGGGATCCTTTATTTGATTTAGCTAAAATCGGCTTTTTTACAACAGAGGTCAGTATACCTTTTGCACGAGGAAATATTTTAGGCTATATTGATAAAGAAGAAGTTACGGATTTTTGGAATCTTTATGCGCTTTACACGGCGATGCATATTACTTCGGCCGTTAATTGGGCGGCAAAAAATGAATCTCGTAATTTTAATAAGTTAATGAATTATGCAGCAAAGACGGCAGCTAGTCATGATAATTTTCAGAAGCTGATGCCAGACTGGATGAACGAGGAGGAATTCAAATGA
- a CDS encoding helix-turn-helix domain-containing protein — MDLIGLRIRNIRKIKQLTLKEAAKGIISVPYLANIENGVKVASFETLMHIAKRLEIPEEALLIGNEDLNKELLQELKQIFDLLVFSNTKEAGDRLDQIAANVDLLCESPVIELSFYWLQAGFYYKTWEFSKAREIERKYLNSNEKRVVESFPPDLLSYYYYGQAVKHSHATCDYQLAVEYWEKSIDLTDKAAFQVVFQVGLCINYICLNNYEPALKHIECAWNLIKRFPSKDQERITAILYLYGYINFQIGFMTEAKRKFEEVLVFFNMYPEAKTMYSFLVRFKLAEIERVEGNHELFDEKIVCLYEELMAHEASEIGFNNNDYLVITELMVIFAEQGSLIEASNLLVIINKVTEQVMEINFFVTYTETLLLYHQNKQSSYEKKMLDLLKKIDESNDPALIERVKKHASKHFADSTKYKMAYNILA; from the coding sequence ATGGATTTAATCGGTTTACGAATTAGAAATATCCGTAAAATAAAACAACTTACTTTAAAAGAGGCGGCTAAAGGAATCATTTCCGTCCCTTATTTAGCTAATATAGAAAATGGTGTGAAAGTGGCTTCTTTTGAAACGTTAATGCATATAGCGAAACGTCTGGAAATACCGGAAGAAGCTCTTTTAATAGGTAATGAAGATTTAAATAAAGAATTATTACAAGAACTCAAGCAGATATTTGATTTACTTGTTTTTTCAAATACAAAAGAAGCGGGAGATAGACTTGATCAAATAGCTGCGAATGTCGATTTACTGTGTGAATCTCCTGTTATAGAACTTAGTTTTTACTGGCTTCAAGCAGGTTTTTACTATAAAACATGGGAATTTTCTAAAGCTAGAGAAATAGAAAGAAAGTATTTGAATAGTAATGAAAAGCGTGTAGTGGAGTCATTCCCACCGGATTTGCTTAGTTATTATTACTATGGGCAAGCTGTGAAACATTCTCATGCTACTTGCGACTATCAATTGGCAGTGGAGTACTGGGAAAAAAGCATTGATTTAACTGATAAAGCTGCGTTTCAAGTGGTTTTTCAAGTGGGGCTTTGTATTAATTACATATGTCTAAATAACTATGAACCTGCTTTAAAACACATTGAATGTGCCTGGAACTTAATTAAGAGATTCCCGAGCAAAGACCAAGAAAGAATCACGGCCATTTTATATTTGTATGGTTATATAAACTTTCAAATTGGCTTTATGACTGAAGCAAAGCGGAAATTTGAAGAAGTGCTAGTATTTTTTAACATGTATCCAGAAGCTAAAACAATGTATTCTTTTCTTGTTCGCTTTAAGCTGGCAGAAATAGAAAGAGTCGAAGGTAATCATGAGTTATTCGATGAAAAGATAGTTTGTTTATACGAGGAATTAATGGCGCATGAGGCTTCCGAGATAGGTTTTAATAATAATGACTATCTTGTAATTACGGAACTGATGGTTATTTTTGCCGAACAAGGGTCCCTGATAGAAGCAAGTAACTTACTGGTCATTATTAACAAAGTAACTGAGCAAGTAATGGAAATCAATTTTTTTGTAACCTATACGGAAACATTACTGCTGTACCATCAAAACAAGCAATCTAGCTATGAAAAGAAAATGTTAGACTTGCTTAAAAAAATTGATGAATCCAATGATCCAGCATTAATTGAACGCGTAAAAAAACACGCAAGTAAGCACTTCGCTGACTCAACGAAATATAAAATGGCATATAATATTTTAGCTTAG